GAAGCGGTGTCATCTCAGTATGACCAGAAGAGCTTCGCGGCGAAATCCCGTTTCGCCGGCCGTGCGCCAGACATACCAGCGCCAGAAGGAACGCGCCCCTTCTGGCGGACCGTAACTTCCAAGAGCGTAGACGCTGCGTATCCCGCTTGCTGCCGTCTCCGGGAGAGACGTGCCGACCGGCACAATCGCTGCATCGAGCCCTCCCGCGAGGTCAGCGCGCATGCGCATGCCCGGCTGATCGCGGAGGAGCCAGGCAAACGGAACCCGCAGCTCCGGGGCGACACCGTAGGCGATGATGCCTCCCCGCGCGGCGCGCAGTTCCGCAATCTGCTCGGGAAAGATCTGCGCGGCGGGGCCGGGAACGTCTGGCAGCACCCACTCCCCGGCGCTCGGTCGGGCGTTCAGCGCGAACGAGGCGTGGATCGACCCCATCAGCAGGAGCGCCGCTCCGGCAAGTGCCGTCACCGGCAGGGCGTTCCGGCCGAGGGAAGCAACGACGAGCACGCTGTAGCCGCCGGCGAGGGCAAGACTGAGAAAAACGGCCAGCCACTGCAGCGGCGTTCCCCCATCGCTGCGTGTCAGCACCGCCGATTGGATATAGGCGTAGACCAAGAGGGGGATTGCGCCGAGCAGCGCTGCTCCTCGCGCGAGGTCGTCGCGTCGCAGCGCGCAAAGTACATCCGCAAGCGCGGTGGCGGCGAGGAGGGCAAGGGGGAACGCGATCGCGGCGAGCGGTCCGACGAGGCGCTGTCCGCCGAGCACCGCGACGGCAAGCGCGACACCGCTCCAAAGAGCGAGAAAAGCGAGCGCCTGCCGGCTCCGCGGCTCGCGCGCTCTCCCGCTCAGCAGCCACAGGATGCCCGCAGTCCCCGCGCCGAGCGTGAGCGGGTCGTAGCTCACCAACGCCAGGGGCGGCAGGAGCGCGCTGCCGCCGGTCGTAAATTCGCGGACCCAGCCGTTGACCGCGGGCAGCGCGAGCCCGCTCGGGTCGAGGAAGAACCGGGTCGAGACGAGAAGGAACAACAGGAGCGCCGCAAGCACTGCACCGCCGAGCGAGGGGGTCTGCCCCCTCTCAGTGCGCCACCGCGTCAGGAGCGCCGTGAGCGGCGTCGACGTCCCGAGCAGCCGGGCGATGACGAGAGCGACGGCAGCCGCGAGGAGGAGGGTGACCGCGCGAGGACCGCTCGTCAGCAGCATGGCGAAGGCGAGAATGGCCGTCGCGGCCCAGCCGGCCTGGCCATCCCGCTCGAAGCGCAGGAGACCAAGCAGCGCCACCACCGCCGCCAGAAGAGCGAGCGCGTCCGGTTCCCCGCGGCGCGAGATGGCGAGCGAGAAGGGACTGACGGCGAGCAAAAACGCGGCCAGAAGGGCGGCAAGCCGCCCGAGGAACGGT
Above is a genomic segment from Dehalococcoidia bacterium containing:
- a CDS encoding glycosyltransferase family 39 protein — encoded protein: MAELSPSVRSASGSAPPALEAMLNRPAVAVPLEWLLYGVAIVVAAGLRLGLAASDPLSLGESATALAALDLTLGRPAGSSAPLADLLTALVFFLATPSDLAARFPSVVAGTATVALMPAFRPFLGRLAALLAAFLLAVSPFSLAISRRGEPDALALLAAVVALLGLLRFERDGQAGWAATAILAFAMLLTSGPRAVTLLLAAAVALVIARLLGTSTPLTALLTRWRTERGQTPSLGGAVLAALLLFLLVSTRFFLDPSGLALPAVNGWVREFTTGGSALLPPLALVSYDPLTLGAGTAGILWLLSGRAREPRSRQALAFLALWSGVALAVAVLGGQRLVGPLAAIAFPLALLAATALADVLCALRRDDLARGAALLGAIPLLVYAYIQSAVLTRSDGGTPLQWLAVFLSLALAGGYSVLVVASLGRNALPVTALAGAALLLMGSIHASFALNARPSAGEWVLPDVPGPAAQIFPEQIAELRAARGGIIAYGVAPELRVPFAWLLRDQPGMRMRADLAGGLDAAIVPVGTSLPETAASGIRSVYALGSYGPPEGARSFWRWYVWRTAGETGFRREALLVILR